The genomic DNA GCCGGGAAAATCACCTTCTTGATGGTCTCGCTCTTGGTGGCGCCCAGCCCCAGGGAGCCATCACGCATGGCCTGGGGTACCGCAGTAATCACATCATCCGCCAGGGAAGACACGAACGGGATAATCATGATGCCCATCACCAGGCCGGCGGCCAGGGCGGATTCCGAGGCCACATTCAAACCGATGGATTCACCCAGGCCGCGAATAAACGGCGCCACCGTCAGGGCGGCAAAGAAGCCGTACACCACGGTGGGCACCCCGGCCAGCACTTCCAGTGCCGGCTTGGCCACAGTGCGGACCCGGTTGCTGGCGTATTCCGCCAGGTAGATGGCCGACATCAGCCCCACCGGCACCGCCACCAGCAAGGCGATGGCGGAAATCAGCATGGTACCCACGAACAATGGCACGGCACCAAAGGCGCCACCGGAGGCCACCTGATCAGCCCGAAGCGCAGTCTGCGGGCTCCACTGCAACCCGAACAGGAAGTCAGTAACCGGCACCTTGCCAAAGAAGCGGATGGATTCGAACAGGACCGACAGCACGATGCCCACGGTGGTCAGGATCGCCACCGTGGCACACAGCATAAAGAGGGTCTGCAGCACCCGCTCCACCTGCTGGCGGGCGCGCAACTGCGGTGATACTTTCAGCCAGGCCCAGGCGCCGCCGAACATGCACAGCACGATAATCACCACGGTCAGGGCCATGGCGCTGGTCTGGCGCAGGGACTTCAGATTTTCGGCCGCCGCCGCAATGGGGGGCTCCACAAAGCCGACCGGGAGAGCCCCGCTTGCCACGTTCTGAATCTTGCTGAGTGTCAGGTTGTAGCTGGACGCATCCGTCGGCTGCAGCTCTGCCGGCAAACTGGCCAGCACCTGCTGACGGATGATGCTGTCATCAAAGGCCAACCACAGGCCCAGCACCACCAGGGCGGGGATCGCACACCACATGGCTGAACGCATGGCGAAGTAAAACGGCAGCGAGTGCAGGTGACGAATGCCCCCCAGGGGAGGGGGCGGGCCAGCGCGTAGGAGCGACGAAGCCCCACGAAGTAGGCGACCGCCACCATTACCACCAGCAGCAACAGCAGGTTTCCGGTTTGCATGTAGTACTCCGATCGGATTTGCTCAAACAAGATCACCGCAATGATCTTGGTGGAACAAACACCGGTTTTTCAGTGGCGAAAAAGCCCGGTGGCAAACGCCACCGGGCTAAAAGCGTCCCTGCTTTTTTGTTGTTTCCCTTACAACTCTTCACCCGTCATGGACTTCAGGCTGCGGGCCTGCTTGGCCATGCTCTTGCGCAGATCGTCACCCAGCGGGATCAGGCCTTTCTCGCCCAGGTAGCCCTGGTCGCCCCAGGCTTTCTCGCTGGTGAACTCTTTCACATAGCCTTCGATGCCCGGAATCACACCCACGTGGGCTTTCTTCACGTAGAAGTACAGGGAGCGGGACACCGGGTAGTCGCCGGAACCGATGGCTTCGAAAGTGGGTTCAACACCGCCCACGTTGGCAGCCTGTACCACACCGCGGTTCTGATCCAGGAAGGAGTAACCGAACACACCGTAGGCAGCCGGGTTCTTTTCCAGCTTCTGCACGATCAGGTTGTCGTTCTCACCGGCTTCCACATAAGCACCGTCTTCACGAACGCTGCGGCAGATGGCCTTGTACTTGGACTTGTCTTCGTCCTTGATGGCTTTCAACCAGGGGAAGGTCTTGCAGCCGCCCTCGATGGCCAGCTCGTTGAAGGCATCACGGGTGCCGGAGGTCGGCGGCGGACCCAGCACTTCGATTTTCACGTTGGGCAGAGCCGGGTTCACTTCTTTCCAGGTCTTGTAGGGGTTGGCTACCAGCTCTTCGCTGCCATCCGGGTTCGGTACGTCCTTGGCCAGGGCCAGGAAGATGTCACGCAGGGCCAGATCAATGTGCTCGCCCTTTACGGAGTTGGCAATCACGATGCCGTCGTAACCGATCTTCACTTCGGTGATGTCTTTCACGCCGTTGCTCTGGCACAGCTCGAACTCGGACTTCTTCATGCGACGGGAGGCATTGGTGATGTCCGGGTGCTGGGTGCCCACGCCCTGGCAGAATAGCTTCATGCCGCCGCCGGAACCGGTGGATTCAATTTTCGGGGTGGCGTTACCGGTGCGACCGAAACGCTCGGCTACCACAGTGGCGAACGGATACACCGTGGAAGAACCCACAATGGAGATAGTGTCACGCGCCATGGCGGTGCCCGGTACGCTGGCCATGGCCAGTGCAGCAGCGGCACCTGCCAGAGTTGCTTTCATCTTGAAGTTCACAGTTAAG from Alcanivorax sp. includes the following:
- a CDS encoding substrate-binding domain-containing protein, which encodes MKATLAGAAAALAMASVPGTAMARDTISIVGSSTVYPFATVVAERFGRTGNATPKIESTGSGGGMKLFCQGVGTQHPDITNASRRMKKSEFELCQSNGVKDITEVKIGYDGIVIANSVKGEHIDLALRDIFLALAKDVPNPDGSEELVANPYKTWKEVNPALPNVKIEVLGPPPTSGTRDAFNELAIEGGCKTFPWLKAIKDEDKSKYKAICRSVREDGAYVEAGENDNLIVQKLEKNPAAYGVFGYSFLDQNRGVVQAANVGGVEPTFEAIGSGDYPVSRSLYFYVKKAHVGVIPGIEGYVKEFTSEKAWGDQGYLGEKGLIPLGDDLRKSMAKQARSLKSMTGEEL